A portion of the Microbulbifer agarilyticus genome contains these proteins:
- the serB gene encoding phosphoserine phosphatase SerB has product MDASSPSALYTSIADASHAAFSLPVAGTLPEAPAAVTAAWCLTVLAEDIEAVQLQRLAEFIEANEWRPVALDILAAREDCRVLRIQLEGDIAFAAARLALLELAQTLGLELVLQAGGTQRAPKLACFDMDSTLIQAEVIDELAKIAGVGDQVAEITLSAMRGELDFQQSFRKRMGLLKGFTEVSLAEIAPRIPIMPGAQRLLLALRALGCKTAILSGGFTYFANYLKDNHLAVDFVHANQLAFAEGALTGEVIDPIVDGARKALLLQEIAQQLDLSLDQVIAVGDGANDLPMLSLGALGIAFHAKPKVRAEAPQAIDGFGLDAALYLFGLNDRQIADLVGEAA; this is encoded by the coding sequence ATGGACGCCAGCTCCCCATCCGCTCTCTACACTTCCATCGCCGACGCCAGTCATGCAGCCTTCTCGCTGCCTGTTGCCGGCACTCTGCCAGAGGCCCCCGCGGCGGTCACTGCTGCCTGGTGCCTGACGGTGCTGGCGGAGGACATCGAGGCGGTGCAGCTGCAGCGACTGGCGGAGTTTATCGAGGCGAATGAATGGCGCCCGGTGGCGCTGGATATTCTGGCTGCGCGGGAAGATTGCCGTGTGCTGCGTATCCAGTTGGAAGGGGATATTGCGTTTGCCGCGGCGCGCTTGGCCCTGCTGGAGCTGGCGCAAACCCTCGGCCTTGAGCTGGTACTGCAGGCGGGAGGCACCCAGCGTGCGCCGAAGCTTGCCTGTTTCGATATGGATTCCACCCTGATCCAGGCGGAAGTGATCGATGAGCTGGCAAAAATTGCCGGTGTCGGCGATCAGGTGGCGGAGATTACCCTGTCGGCAATGCGCGGTGAGCTGGATTTCCAGCAGAGCTTCCGCAAGCGCATGGGCTTGCTGAAGGGCTTTACCGAAGTGAGCCTGGCAGAAATTGCCCCGCGTATTCCGATTATGCCCGGTGCCCAGCGCCTGCTACTGGCGCTGCGCGCACTGGGGTGCAAAACCGCGATTCTGTCTGGAGGCTTCACCTACTTCGCGAATTATCTGAAGGATAACCACCTGGCGGTGGACTTCGTGCATGCCAACCAGCTGGCTTTTGCCGAGGGTGCCCTCACCGGCGAGGTGATTGACCCGATTGTGGATGGCGCGCGCAAGGCGCTGCTGTTGCAGGAAATTGCCCAGCAACTGGATTTGTCACTGGATCAGGTGATTGCAGTGGGCGATGGTGCTAACGACTTGCCGATGCTGTCGCTGGGTGCACTGGGAATTGCGTTCCATGCCAAGCCGAAGGTGCGGGCTGAGGCGCCGCAGGCGATTGACGGATTTGGTTTGGATGCGGCGCTGTACCTGTTTGGCCTGAACGACCGTCAGATTGCCGACTTGGTGGGCGAAGCTGCTTGA
- a CDS encoding MFS transporter — MKKTVLEILMFSAYALFAASWVSGAILTPAIQSSFGEEGFANATWGSNVITIAKIVGNLAAAALLMRLGAKRAFMIAIILIAAGGFGALAGSYGAWLMSRLALGLGGALAIVYFAPVVLHYFSAEERPLINGINAAAFNAGNLLALLTTTALLSWLGSWQSIVVLYGVMALALGILWWLSAENFPLSGGGDKPQEEYGFKQGAREGFNWWLPLAYCGVLFCYIAVFALFPLIDGFAVASNHLSAVMIAAGMVGTVAGIIVTKRYPLRLPVLRFGGLALVVFAALMVTSRDPMIAYTAAALAGFCMFLPMTALVTLPQELPGMTPAKITVTFAMFWSVSYGVETVLMYGAGVLADVTGEPATAAYFAVACSASLFVFSFLLPESGKKSSEENLEADNATA; from the coding sequence ATGAAAAAAACCGTGTTGGAAATACTGATGTTCAGCGCCTATGCGCTGTTCGCTGCGAGCTGGGTGTCCGGGGCCATTCTGACCCCGGCGATTCAGTCGTCGTTTGGTGAGGAAGGCTTCGCGAATGCGACCTGGGGCAGTAATGTCATCACCATTGCCAAGATTGTCGGCAACCTCGCCGCTGCGGCCCTGCTTATGCGCCTCGGCGCCAAGCGTGCGTTTATGATCGCGATTATCCTGATTGCGGCCGGTGGCTTTGGCGCCCTGGCGGGCAGTTACGGTGCCTGGCTGATGTCCCGTCTGGCTCTGGGCCTTGGCGGCGCACTGGCGATCGTCTACTTTGCCCCGGTAGTGCTGCATTACTTCTCTGCAGAGGAGCGCCCGTTGATCAACGGCATTAACGCCGCTGCATTCAATGCCGGTAACCTGCTGGCCCTACTGACCACCACCGCACTGCTGAGCTGGTTGGGCAGCTGGCAGTCCATTGTGGTGTTGTACGGGGTGATGGCGCTGGCGCTGGGGATCCTTTGGTGGCTGAGTGCCGAGAACTTCCCACTGTCGGGCGGCGGTGACAAGCCGCAGGAAGAATACGGCTTCAAGCAGGGCGCCCGTGAAGGATTCAACTGGTGGTTGCCACTGGCTTACTGTGGCGTGCTGTTCTGTTACATCGCGGTATTTGCACTGTTCCCGCTGATCGACGGCTTTGCGGTGGCAAGTAATCACCTGTCTGCGGTAATGATTGCCGCGGGTATGGTGGGTACTGTGGCCGGCATCATCGTTACCAAACGCTATCCCCTGCGCCTGCCGGTGCTGCGTTTTGGCGGCCTTGCCCTGGTGGTGTTTGCGGCGCTGATGGTGACCAGTCGTGATCCAATGATTGCCTACACCGCGGCCGCGTTGGCCGGCTTCTGCATGTTCCTGCCGATGACCGCACTGGTTACCCTGCCGCAGGAACTGCCCGGCATGACCCCGGCAAAAATTACCGTTACCTTCGCCATGTTCTGGTCCGTTTCCTACGGTGTGGAAACGGTGCTGATGTACGGCGCTGGTGTGCTCGCAGATGTTACCGGCGAGCCGGCAACGGCTGCGTATTTCGCGGTAGCCTGTTCTGCGTCCCTGTTTGTGTTCTCCTTCCTGCTGCCGGAAAGCGGTAAGAAATCCAGTGAAGAAAACCTGGAGGCCGACAATGCGACAGCTTAA
- a CDS encoding response regulator has translation MDRTVVSFAPDHFLLQGAAVNYQLLIADDHPLYRDALATTLSSHFPNADLLQSEDLDSTLERLAQSEVDLLLLDLNMPGSEGFSGLARIRNDFPAVPVVVVSGSDKHAVIQQASSLGASGFLSKTARPDEILQCIECVLSGDQWFSEEALQAETESALADKLTQLTPQQLKIFQMIAQGMLNKQIAYDLDITEPTVKSHVTAILRKLELRDRKQLIREAQALIQL, from the coding sequence ATGGACCGCACAGTAGTATCCTTTGCACCCGATCACTTTCTTCTTCAGGGTGCTGCCGTGAATTATCAGTTGCTGATTGCCGATGATCATCCGCTCTATCGCGATGCGTTGGCGACGACCCTTTCCAGTCATTTCCCCAATGCCGATCTGCTGCAGAGTGAAGATCTCGATTCCACCCTGGAGCGTCTTGCCCAGTCGGAAGTGGATCTTCTGCTGTTAGATCTGAATATGCCAGGCAGCGAGGGCTTTAGTGGTCTGGCACGTATCCGCAATGATTTCCCTGCGGTGCCGGTAGTGGTTGTTTCCGGTAGCGACAAGCATGCCGTTATTCAGCAGGCATCTAGCCTCGGTGCCAGCGGCTTCCTTTCCAAGACTGCGCGTCCGGATGAGATATTGCAGTGCATTGAGTGCGTACTTTCTGGGGACCAGTGGTTCAGTGAGGAGGCCCTGCAGGCAGAGACAGAATCTGCGCTTGCCGACAAGCTCACGCAACTTACTCCCCAGCAGTTGAAGATATTCCAGATGATTGCGCAGGGCATGCTGAACAAGCAGATTGCGTATGACTTGGATATCACCGAGCCAACGGTGAAAAGCCACGTGACTGCGATTTTACGCAAGCTTGAATTGCGCGATCGTAAGCAGCTGATTCGCGAGGCTCAGGCGCTGATTCAGCTCTAA
- a CDS encoding alpha/beta hydrolase has product MRQLNPKLAEWLVAVNAQVAQVKAAGFEPTPVNARESLANLTAGFVTAGPDMKVSDTVVTGGEYAVPVRIYQPEGAIDGAAVIYCHGGGHMAGSVTVYDPICRRIADTSKRTVISLEYRLAPENPYPAALNDLISVVRHLGTALDRKGVVHNGRWILMGDSGGGALCASASRLLQHQPNTIDAQVLIYPSLDYTMQTPSIEENGRGYLLEKEKILWYFNNYLQGAENPHSVSPLHGEFTKNMPATLVVTAEFCALRDEGVEYVNKVRAGGANAELLHFDDMIHAFLNVESLVPEACERVYRHVAEYLQGV; this is encoded by the coding sequence ATGCGACAGCTTAATCCGAAACTCGCCGAATGGCTGGTGGCGGTCAACGCTCAGGTTGCACAGGTTAAGGCCGCCGGTTTCGAACCGACGCCGGTGAACGCCCGCGAGAGTCTCGCCAATCTCACTGCAGGTTTTGTTACTGCAGGGCCAGACATGAAGGTGTCTGACACGGTAGTGACCGGCGGCGAATATGCGGTGCCGGTGCGAATTTATCAGCCGGAAGGTGCGATCGATGGTGCGGCAGTTATTTACTGTCACGGCGGCGGGCATATGGCGGGCAGCGTTACGGTGTACGACCCAATTTGTCGCCGCATCGCGGATACCAGTAAGCGCACGGTTATTTCCCTCGAATATCGTTTGGCTCCGGAAAATCCCTACCCGGCTGCACTAAATGATTTGATCAGTGTGGTGCGCCATCTGGGTACGGCGCTGGACCGCAAGGGTGTTGTCCACAACGGTCGCTGGATCTTGATGGGTGATTCCGGTGGCGGTGCACTGTGTGCATCTGCCAGCCGACTGCTGCAGCATCAACCGAACACCATTGATGCGCAGGTGCTGATCTACCCGAGTCTGGATTACACAATGCAGACGCCTTCCATTGAAGAGAATGGGAGAGGGTATTTGCTGGAGAAAGAAAAAATTCTCTGGTACTTCAACAATTATCTGCAGGGTGCTGAAAACCCACATTCGGTTTCACCGCTGCACGGTGAGTTCACCAAGAATATGCCTGCGACTCTGGTTGTTACTGCAGAGTTTTGTGCGCTGCGGGATGAGGGCGTGGAGTATGTGAACAAGGTGCGCGCCGGTGGCGCTAATGCAGAGCTACTGCACTTTGATGACATGATTCACGCGTTCTTGAATGTGGAAAGCCTTGTGCCTGAGGCGTGTGAGCGGGTTTATCGTCATGTTGCGGAGTATTTGCAGGGCGTCTAG
- a CDS encoding efflux RND transporter permease subunit gives MIISDTAVKRPVFALVLSLLLVVFGLISFDRLALREYPDIDPPIVSIDTNYPGASAEIVETRITRLIEDRIAGIEGIKTVTSSSSDGRSRISIEFNINRDVDGATNDVRDRVSGVLNNLPVEADPPEIEKVDSSDDVVIWLNLTSDRMTVPELTDYANRYLVDRFSVLDGVARVRVGGAKDFAMRIWLDRGAMTAHNVTSADIEQALRAENRELPAGYLESSDRQFTLRLQRQFQSAEDFARLAITTGDSGHVVRLGDVARVELGSAEDRSTFRGNGEPMVGIGITRQSTGNIVAVAEAAKAEMVEVNQSLPDGMRLSQSYDASVFVSEAIKEVYTTLAIAVILVTMVIYLFLGNWRATLVPAVTVPVSLIATSILLYAFGFSINLLTLLALVLAIGLVVDDAIVVLENIFRRMDEYGEPPLLAAYRGAREVGFAVVATTLVLVAVFVPITFLEGDIGRLFSEFALTMSAAVIFSSITALTLSPMLAAKLIRPSDSHNAATRFMDKALTRVQHRYSRGLDVLLRKHWIAGVVFVGVMAFAALAFRLIPTEYAPREDRGSFFLLVNGPEGASYQYMQEYMDTIEERLMPLVDKGYVNRLLVRSPRSFGTSATFNTGMVIFTLAPWGERPSAFELMNQVRAAVKDLSGVRAFPVMRQSFGGGLGKPVQFVLGGSSYGQLTEWRDQLNQALAESNPGLLGVDWDYKETQPQLRINVDYERAADLGVQVSDVGTTLQTMFGSLRATTFINNGEEYDVILEGERELQRTPDSLENLYVRSKTSGALIPLQSLVEVSEYADSPQLQRYNRVRAITLDANLTDGLVLGEALAYLNQLVADNLEGTPVIDYKGQSKNFQDSGNTILFAILLGALVVFLVLAAQFESFVHPLVIMFTVPLAMAGALLGLLLTNQSLNIYSQVGLIMLVGLAAKNGILIVEFANQLRDRGVEFGQALRQAAETRLRPILMTGITTAAGSLPLLLSSGAGSETRAVIGTVVLFGVLAATLFTIYIVPTAYDVLARRTASPGQVARKIGELDAEYPAQKPD, from the coding sequence ATGATCATCAGTGATACGGCGGTCAAACGCCCGGTTTTTGCACTGGTACTGTCGCTGCTACTGGTGGTGTTCGGCCTGATCAGCTTCGACCGCCTGGCGCTGCGCGAGTACCCGGATATCGACCCGCCGATTGTCTCCATCGACACCAACTATCCCGGTGCCTCCGCGGAGATTGTCGAGACCCGCATCACCCGCCTGATCGAGGACCGCATCGCCGGTATTGAGGGCATCAAGACGGTCACCTCGTCCAGTAGCGACGGGCGCTCGCGCATTTCCATCGAGTTCAATATCAACCGCGACGTGGATGGCGCCACCAACGATGTCCGCGACCGCGTCTCCGGGGTGCTGAATAACCTGCCGGTGGAAGCGGATCCGCCCGAGATCGAAAAGGTCGACAGCAGCGACGACGTGGTGATCTGGCTGAACCTGACCTCCGACCGCATGACCGTGCCGGAACTGACCGATTACGCCAACCGCTACCTGGTGGACCGCTTCTCGGTACTCGACGGCGTGGCGCGGGTTCGGGTTGGTGGCGCCAAGGACTTCGCCATGCGTATCTGGCTGGACCGCGGCGCAATGACCGCGCACAACGTCACCAGCGCGGATATCGAACAGGCGCTGCGTGCGGAAAACCGCGAGTTGCCCGCGGGCTATCTCGAGTCCAGCGATCGCCAGTTCACCCTGCGCCTGCAGCGCCAGTTCCAGAGTGCCGAAGACTTTGCCCGCCTCGCCATCACCACCGGTGACAGCGGACACGTGGTGCGCCTGGGCGATGTCGCGCGGGTCGAACTGGGTTCCGCGGAAGACCGCTCTACCTTCCGCGGCAATGGCGAGCCCATGGTGGGCATTGGTATTACCCGCCAGTCCACCGGCAACATCGTCGCCGTGGCAGAAGCGGCCAAGGCGGAGATGGTTGAGGTCAACCAATCCCTGCCGGACGGCATGCGCCTCAGCCAGAGTTACGACGCGTCGGTTTTCGTATCCGAGGCGATCAAGGAGGTGTACACCACCCTGGCCATCGCGGTAATTCTGGTAACCATGGTGATCTACCTGTTCCTGGGTAACTGGCGCGCCACCCTGGTGCCGGCGGTGACCGTACCGGTATCCCTGATCGCCACCTCGATCCTGCTGTATGCCTTCGGTTTCAGTATCAATCTGCTCACTCTGTTGGCGCTGGTGCTGGCCATCGGCCTGGTGGTGGACGACGCCATCGTGGTACTGGAAAACATTTTCCGACGCATGGATGAATACGGCGAGCCGCCATTGCTGGCCGCCTATCGCGGTGCGCGTGAGGTGGGCTTTGCGGTGGTGGCCACCACCTTAGTGCTGGTGGCGGTATTCGTACCCATTACCTTCCTCGAAGGGGATATCGGCCGACTGTTTTCGGAGTTTGCGCTGACCATGTCGGCGGCGGTGATCTTCTCTTCCATCACCGCACTCACCCTGTCGCCGATGCTCGCCGCCAAACTGATCCGCCCCAGCGATTCCCACAATGCGGCCACCCGTTTTATGGACAAAGCGCTGACCCGCGTGCAGCACCGCTATAGCCGCGGGCTGGATGTGTTACTGCGCAAGCACTGGATTGCCGGTGTGGTGTTTGTCGGGGTAATGGCGTTCGCCGCGCTGGCGTTTCGTCTGATTCCCACCGAGTACGCCCCGCGGGAAGATCGCGGTTCCTTCTTCCTGCTGGTCAACGGCCCCGAGGGCGCCAGTTACCAGTACATGCAGGAATACATGGATACCATTGAAGAGCGCCTGATGCCGCTGGTGGACAAGGGTTACGTCAACCGCCTGCTGGTGCGCTCACCGCGTTCCTTCGGCACTTCGGCCACCTTCAATACCGGCATGGTGATCTTCACCCTGGCGCCCTGGGGTGAACGCCCCTCCGCGTTCGAGCTGATGAACCAGGTGCGCGCGGCGGTGAAAGACTTGAGCGGCGTGCGCGCCTTCCCGGTAATGCGCCAGAGTTTCGGCGGCGGCCTCGGCAAGCCGGTGCAGTTTGTACTGGGCGGCAGCAGCTACGGCCAGCTCACCGAGTGGCGCGACCAGCTGAACCAAGCGCTGGCGGAATCCAACCCGGGGCTGCTCGGTGTCGACTGGGACTACAAGGAAACCCAGCCACAGCTGCGCATCAATGTCGATTACGAACGCGCCGCAGACTTGGGAGTGCAAGTGAGCGATGTGGGCACCACTCTGCAGACCATGTTCGGCTCCCTGCGCGCCACCACGTTTATCAACAATGGCGAGGAGTACGACGTCATTCTTGAGGGCGAGCGGGAGCTGCAACGCACCCCGGACAGTCTCGAGAACCTTTACGTGCGCTCCAAAACCAGCGGCGCCCTGATTCCGCTGCAAAGCCTGGTGGAAGTCAGTGAGTACGCGGATTCACCGCAGCTGCAACGCTACAACCGGGTGCGCGCAATCACCCTGGATGCCAACCTGACCGATGGCCTGGTACTGGGAGAGGCGCTGGCCTACCTGAACCAGCTGGTGGCTGACAATCTGGAAGGCACCCCGGTGATTGACTACAAGGGGCAGTCCAAGAACTTCCAGGATTCCGGTAACACCATTCTGTTCGCGATCCTGCTCGGCGCGCTGGTGGTATTCCTGGTGCTCGCCGCCCAGTTCGAAAGCTTTGTGCACCCGCTGGTGATCATGTTCACGGTACCACTGGCCATGGCCGGTGCCCTGCTGGGCCTGCTGCTGACCAATCAATCGTTGAACATCTACAGCCAGGTGGGATTGATCATGCTGGTGGGGCTTGCCGCCAAAAACGGCATTCTGATCGTGGAATTTGCAAACCAGTTGCGCGATCGCGGCGTAGAGTTTGGCCAGGCACTGCGCCAGGCTGCGGAAACCCGCCTGCGTCCGATCCTGATGACCGGCATCACCACCGCAGCGGGCTCGCTGCCGCTGCTGCTGTCATCCGGTGCGGGTTCCGAGACCCGCGCGGTGATCGGCACCGTAGTGTTATTCGGGGTACTCGCGGCCACACTGTTCACTATTTACATCGTGCCCACGGCCTACGATGTACTCGCTCGCCGCACCGCTTCTCCGGGGCAGGTGGCGCGTAAAATTGGTGAGCTGGACGCGGAGTATCCGGCGCAAAAACCGGATTGA
- a CDS encoding 3-hydroxybutyrate dehydrogenase, with amino-acid sequence MQQDTSRAVLITGSTSGIGLAVAHVFGRAGYHVMLHGLADADSVQALRQEFADYDGKVGFSSADVSSEEGCAQLVSETREAIGNPSVLVNNAGIQFTAPTHEFPSDIWQQILAINLSASFYLMRDLVPAMRATNWGRIINIASVHGLVASENKAGYCAAKHGLVGLTKVVALENADCNITANAICPGWVETPLIQPQIETISREQSVDLDTARAQLVGAKQPMAKASPTNAIAELAMYLCGDFASTITGASLPVDGGWTAQ; translated from the coding sequence GTGCAACAAGATACATCGCGCGCCGTGTTGATTACCGGTTCCACCAGTGGAATCGGGCTTGCCGTCGCCCACGTTTTCGGGCGCGCCGGCTACCATGTGATGCTGCATGGGCTTGCCGATGCGGATAGTGTCCAAGCCCTACGCCAAGAATTTGCCGATTACGACGGCAAGGTAGGCTTCAGCAGCGCCGATGTTTCCAGTGAAGAGGGCTGTGCTCAGCTGGTAAGCGAAACCCGCGAAGCCATTGGTAACCCCTCTGTGTTGGTGAATAACGCCGGCATTCAATTCACCGCCCCCACCCATGAGTTCCCCTCGGATATTTGGCAACAGATCCTTGCGATCAACCTGAGCGCTAGCTTTTATCTAATGCGCGACCTGGTGCCGGCCATGCGTGCCACGAACTGGGGGCGTATCATCAATATTGCCTCGGTGCACGGTCTCGTTGCCTCGGAAAACAAGGCCGGCTACTGCGCGGCCAAGCATGGCTTGGTGGGATTAACCAAGGTTGTGGCTCTGGAAAATGCCGACTGCAATATCACCGCCAATGCAATTTGTCCGGGCTGGGTCGAGACCCCTCTGATCCAACCCCAGATTGAGACGATCAGTCGCGAGCAGAGTGTGGATTTGGATACCGCTCGTGCACAACTGGTCGGAGCCAAACAACCCATGGCAAAAGCGAGCCCGACAAACGCCATTGCCGAACTGGCTATGTACCTGTGCGGTGACTTTGCCAGCACGATTACGGGTGCTTCACTACCGGTGGACGGTGGATGGACCGCACAGTAG